A window of Formosa sp. Hel1_31_208 contains these coding sequences:
- a CDS encoding polysaccharide biosynthesis C-terminal domain-containing protein: MGIVLHQSLRNTITTYLGFGIGAINALFLYTNFLSDDYYGLVAYILSAANIMMPLMAFGVHNTIVKFYSSFRSKNSLNSFLTLMLFLPLVFAIPIAIIGYFAYDIIADLLSSKNTIVRAYLWYIFITAISMAYFEVGYAWVKVQMQTVFGNFMKEVFHRVGAMLLLLSLFFEFISVDQFLMGVVGIYALRAIVMMLYAFEKRLPVFRFSKIDNLTDILKYASLIIIAGSVATIILDLDKFMLNNYLDIKTIAYYSVAVFIATVIAVPQRAMHQILLPLTAKFLNDNNRKDLKDLYQRSSLTLYVISGLIFLLIVLNIQELYRIIPSEFSGGLLVVFLISLAKLYDNLLGNNNAILFNSDHYRIVLIFGVILAIMAITLNMVFIPLYGINGSALATFIAIVIYNTIKVIFVKLKFNMLPFTSETLKITVLLVLLTLGFYFWDFPFHPLLNISLKSTLIAIVYAVLVLKFNISDDITQTVLKFLKFRD; the protein is encoded by the coding sequence ATGGGAATTGTTCTTCATCAATCCTTACGAAATACGATTACAACCTATTTAGGCTTTGGAATTGGGGCTATAAACGCACTATTTTTATATACTAATTTTCTTTCTGATGACTACTATGGATTAGTGGCTTATATTCTTTCAGCGGCTAATATCATGATGCCGCTTATGGCCTTTGGGGTTCACAATACCATCGTAAAATTTTATTCATCATTTCGATCAAAAAACTCATTAAATAGTTTTTTAACACTAATGTTATTTTTACCATTAGTCTTTGCAATTCCAATTGCGATTATTGGCTATTTCGCTTACGACATCATTGCCGATTTACTATCTAGTAAAAACACCATTGTAAGAGCTTATCTGTGGTATATATTTATTACAGCTATCTCTATGGCTTATTTTGAAGTAGGTTATGCCTGGGTAAAAGTACAGATGCAAACTGTATTTGGAAACTTCATGAAGGAGGTCTTTCATAGGGTGGGTGCCATGTTATTGTTGCTGTCGTTGTTTTTCGAATTTATTTCGGTAGATCAGTTTTTAATGGGTGTCGTTGGAATTTATGCATTAAGAGCCATTGTCATGATGTTGTATGCTTTTGAGAAAAGACTGCCTGTATTTCGGTTTTCTAAAATTGACAACCTCACTGACATATTGAAATATGCATCATTAATTATTATTGCAGGCTCTGTAGCGACTATCATTTTAGATCTTGATAAGTTTATGCTAAATAATTATTTAGATATTAAGACTATCGCCTATTACAGTGTAGCCGTTTTTATTGCAACGGTAATTGCGGTGCCACAAAGAGCTATGCATCAAATTCTATTACCTCTAACGGCTAAGTTTTTAAATGATAATAATCGAAAAGACCTCAAAGATTTGTATCAGCGCAGTTCTTTAACCTTATATGTTATTAGTGGATTAATTTTTCTTCTTATTGTTCTTAATATTCAGGAATTATATAGGATTATTCCGTCTGAGTTTAGTGGTGGGTTGCTAGTGGTGTTTTTAATCAGTCTGGCAAAATTATATGATAACCTGTTGGGTAATAATAATGCCATATTATTCAATAGTGATCATTATCGTATTGTATTGATATTTGGTGTAATACTAGCTATCATGGCTATTACACTGAATATGGTTTTTATTCCTTTATATGGCATTAATGGTTCAGCACTTGCAACTTTTATTGCGATTGTAATATATAATACCATCAAAGTTATATTTGTTAAGCTTAAGTTTAATATGCTTCCGTTCACATCGGAAACATTAAAAATTACAGTCTTGCTCGTGCTTTTAACTTTAGGGTTTTACTTCTGGGATTTTCCTTTTCATCCGTTATTAAACATCTCACTGAAATCTACGCTTATCGCTATTGTCTACGCTGTATTGGTCTTAAAGTTTAACATTTCTGACGATATTACTCAAACAGTATTAAAGTTTTTAAAGTTTAGAGATTAA
- a CDS encoding glycosyltransferase family 4 protein, producing MKKQILIITYYWPPAGGPGVQRWLKFVKYLPEFGIEPIVYCPENPSYPIVDKSLLNEVADNIKVIKQPINEPYRFASVLSSESSKKISSGVIPKSKKQSVIQKLMLYIRGNFFIPDARKNWVKPSVVFLSDYIQKHQIKTVITTGPPHSLHLIGLKLKHRLNVTWLADFRDPWTTIGYHKALKLSKSSEEKHLALESNVLQLADHIIVTSENTKQEFLSKTTQPISVITNGYDSHHIQRPPKDKKFTLAHIGSLLSERNPKQLWQAITELIDENDDFKEEFQLKLIGVVSEEVLQTLKENQLDSYLNNLGYLPHEDAIKQQMASRVLLMVEIDSEDTKVIIPGKLFEYMASSTPIISVGPKDSDVERILKSTNTGCYFYYSDKERIKSQILLYFEAYKSDTLVVNAIGLEQYSRKSLTKMLSEII from the coding sequence ATGAAAAAACAAATCTTGATTATCACATATTATTGGCCACCAGCGGGAGGTCCTGGTGTGCAGAGATGGTTAAAGTTTGTAAAATATTTGCCTGAATTTGGAATAGAACCCATTGTGTATTGTCCGGAAAATCCGAGTTATCCGATTGTTGATAAGAGTTTATTAAATGAGGTTGCAGATAACATCAAAGTTATTAAACAGCCTATAAATGAGCCTTATCGTTTTGCAAGTGTGTTGTCTAGTGAAAGTTCCAAAAAAATCAGTTCTGGTGTCATTCCGAAGTCAAAGAAACAGTCAGTGATTCAAAAGTTAATGCTGTATATTCGAGGTAATTTTTTTATTCCTGATGCACGTAAAAATTGGGTAAAACCATCGGTCGTGTTTCTTTCAGACTATATACAAAAGCATCAAATTAAAACTGTAATAACTACTGGTCCACCACACAGTTTACATCTTATAGGTTTAAAACTGAAACATCGATTAAATGTGACTTGGCTGGCCGATTTTAGAGACCCATGGACAACCATTGGTTATCATAAAGCTTTAAAATTAAGTAAATCATCCGAAGAAAAACACTTGGCACTGGAGTCTAATGTATTACAATTGGCAGATCATATTATTGTCACTAGTGAAAACACAAAACAGGAATTTTTATCGAAAACGACTCAACCCATTTCCGTAATAACCAATGGGTATGATTCTCATCATATACAAAGACCACCGAAAGATAAAAAATTCACGTTAGCCCATATAGGTTCATTGTTGTCAGAACGTAACCCAAAACAATTATGGCAAGCAATCACAGAACTTATTGATGAGAATGACGACTTCAAAGAGGAATTTCAATTAAAATTGATTGGTGTTGTTAGTGAAGAGGTGTTACAAACCTTGAAAGAAAATCAACTGGATAGTTATTTGAATAATTTGGGTTATTTGCCACATGAAGATGCTATAAAACAACAAATGGCATCACGTGTATTGTTGATGGTTGAAATAGATTCTGAAGACACCAAAGTCATCATACCAGGCAAGTTATTTGAGTATATGGCGTCATCAACACCAATTATTTCAGTTGGACCTAAAGACTCAGATGTAGAACGAATTTTGAAGTCTACAAATACAGGTTGTTATTTTTACTACAGCGATAAAGAACGTATCAAATCGCAAATTTTATTGTATTTTGAAGCATATAAATCTGATACTTTAGTCGTAAATGCTATAGGATTGGAGCAATATAGTAGAAAGTCGTTAACCAAAATGTTGTCTGAAATCATCTAA
- a CDS encoding YfhO family protein, with amino-acid sequence MQFSFKKVLPHLLILTGFVVISLAYFSPVLQGKQIFQSDIMHYIGMSKQQKDFKAATGEETYWTNSAFGGMPTYQLGARYPHNYIKKLDSVLRFLPRPADYLFIYFIGFYILLLSFKVDFKLAALGALAFGFSTYMIIILGVGHNSKAHAIAYMPLVLSGIILTFRQKYILGFLLTAVALALEIGANHFQMTYYLMLLVLVLGIAYLVDAYKKQLLPHFFKAVGVMIVALILAIGLNATNIMATQEYVKESTRGKTELTINPDGTPKETISGLSKDYITEYSYGFTETFNLFIPRVLGGGSGEDVGKDSEIYEFFRKIGATPTQALQESKNAPTYWGDQPIVEAPAYIGAVVIFLFVFALFLMKGRLKWWLVGSTILSLLLSFGKNLGFLTDFFIDYVPLYDKFRAVSSIQVLLELCIPVMAIFGLVKLFNNFDKVEDKLKALKYSTLITGGLALLFLVFKSSLFDFVGANDGYYRQVYGEYGIGFIDALKEDRQAFFTHDTLRTLALVLLSAATIFMFLKKKLSETLVVGIFAVLILFDLVGVDRRYVNTDNFISAIQVNKPYQANAADKEILQDDAHFRVWDISQEGSRAPAKAAYFHNSLNGYHAAKLKRFEELFDFHISRNNMNVLNMFNAKYIIAEEEGQIFPFVNEDANGNAWFISELEKLNSANTEIKSLDSLETFRKAVTTAPDLSSTRFTVDSTSIITLTEFKPNYLKYESTNTNTGFAVFSEMYYGNGWQATIDGKEAPIQRVNYALRGLHIPAGNHEIVFKFVPQVVETGSTISLASSVIFGLLLLGGLWFGLRKESAH; translated from the coding sequence ATGCAATTTTCATTTAAAAAAGTTTTGCCACACCTTTTGATTCTTACAGGGTTTGTGGTCATTTCATTAGCGTATTTTAGTCCGGTTTTACAAGGGAAACAAATCTTTCAAAGTGATATCATGCACTATATAGGCATGTCAAAACAACAAAAAGATTTTAAAGCAGCTACCGGAGAGGAAACCTACTGGACTAATAGTGCCTTTGGAGGAATGCCAACGTATCAACTAGGTGCGCGCTATCCTCACAACTATATTAAGAAACTAGATTCGGTATTGCGATTTTTGCCGCGCCCAGCCGACTATCTATTCATTTATTTTATAGGCTTTTACATTTTATTATTATCCTTTAAGGTAGATTTTAAACTAGCAGCACTGGGCGCATTAGCCTTTGGGTTTTCAACCTATATGATTATAATTTTAGGTGTGGGACACAATAGTAAAGCACACGCTATTGCCTATATGCCGTTAGTTTTAAGCGGTATTATCCTCACATTTCGGCAAAAATATATATTAGGATTTTTACTCACAGCAGTTGCTTTAGCTTTAGAAATTGGTGCCAATCATTTTCAAATGACGTATTATTTGATGTTGCTTGTACTCGTTTTGGGCATTGCATATCTAGTAGATGCCTACAAAAAACAATTACTACCACATTTTTTTAAGGCGGTAGGAGTTATGATTGTTGCCTTAATTTTAGCCATAGGGCTCAATGCTACTAATATCATGGCAACTCAAGAGTATGTAAAAGAAAGTACTCGAGGTAAAACAGAATTGACTATTAACCCTGATGGAACTCCAAAGGAGACTATTTCAGGGTTGAGTAAAGATTATATCACTGAGTATAGCTACGGTTTTACAGAAACCTTTAATTTATTTATTCCACGCGTATTGGGTGGAGGTAGTGGAGAAGATGTTGGTAAAGATTCGGAGATTTATGAATTCTTCAGAAAGATAGGAGCGACTCCAACACAGGCCCTACAAGAGTCAAAAAATGCACCAACATATTGGGGAGATCAACCTATTGTTGAAGCACCTGCCTATATAGGAGCAGTTGTTATATTTTTGTTTGTTTTTGCACTATTCTTGATGAAAGGAAGACTTAAATGGTGGCTTGTTGGAAGCACGATACTCTCGTTATTATTATCTTTTGGTAAAAATTTAGGATTCTTAACCGATTTCTTTATTGACTATGTGCCGTTGTATGACAAGTTTAGAGCTGTAAGCTCGATACAGGTACTTTTGGAACTCTGCATTCCAGTGATGGCCATCTTTGGATTAGTCAAGCTTTTTAATAATTTTGACAAGGTTGAAGACAAACTCAAAGCTTTAAAATATTCAACCTTAATCACTGGAGGATTAGCATTATTATTTTTAGTATTCAAATCTTCCTTATTTGATTTTGTTGGTGCTAATGACGGTTATTATAGACAGGTTTATGGTGAATATGGCATAGGCTTTATTGACGCACTTAAAGAAGATAGACAAGCGTTTTTTACTCATGACACATTACGCACATTGGCACTAGTGTTATTGTCTGCGGCAACAATTTTCATGTTTCTAAAAAAGAAACTATCGGAAACTTTAGTGGTAGGCATATTTGCCGTCTTAATTCTATTTGATTTGGTTGGAGTAGACCGACGTTATGTAAACACTGATAATTTTATTTCTGCTATTCAAGTAAACAAGCCGTATCAGGCAAATGCTGCTGATAAAGAAATTTTGCAAGATGATGCACATTTCAGAGTTTGGGATATTTCACAAGAGGGTAGTAGAGCGCCTGCAAAAGCAGCTTATTTTCATAATTCATTAAATGGTTATCACGCGGCAAAACTAAAACGTTTTGAAGAGTTATTTGATTTTCATATTTCTAGAAATAATATGAATGTCCTCAATATGTTCAACGCGAAATACATTATAGCCGAAGAAGAGGGACAAATATTTCCATTTGTGAATGAAGATGCTAATGGTAATGCTTGGTTCATAAGTGAATTGGAAAAATTAAATTCTGCTAATACTGAGATTAAGTCACTAGATAGCTTAGAAACGTTTCGAAAAGCGGTAACCACAGCTCCTGATTTAAGCTCCACACGTTTTACAGTTGATTCTACCTCAATAATCACCTTGACCGAATTTAAACCTAACTATTTAAAATACGAGTCGACGAATACTAATACTGGTTTTGCGGTTTTTTCTGAAATGTACTACGGAAACGGATGGCAAGCAACTATTGATGGTAAAGAGGCGCCAATTCAACGCGTGAACTATGCACTTCGCGGACTCCATATTCCTGCAGGTAATCATGAGATTGTATTTAAGTTTGTACCACAGGTTGTAGAAACAGGAAGTACAATTTCTTTAGCAAGCTCAGTAATCTTTGGACTATTACTCCTTGGTGGATTGTGGTTTGGATTAAGAAAGGAATCAGCACACTAG
- a CDS encoding DUF4834 family protein: MLQEASLTGFLRTILIILLVYYGIKILSRIFAPYLVRYMSKKMQEKFGGQFQQQQDPRPQHKEGETVIDKVPNRDSSSNKKVGEYIDYEEID, encoded by the coding sequence ATGTTACAGGAAGCATCATTAACAGGGTTTTTAAGGACCATCCTCATTATACTTTTGGTGTATTACGGAATAAAAATTTTATCCCGTATTTTTGCACCGTATCTCGTGCGCTATATGTCAAAGAAGATGCAAGAGAAATTTGGGGGACAGTTTCAGCAGCAACAAGACCCTAGACCACAGCATAAAGAGGGTGAAACCGTAATTGATAAAGTGCCAAATAGAGATTCATCTTCAAATAAAAAAGTAGGAGAGTACATAGATTACGAAGAAATTGACTAA
- a CDS encoding transporter, translated as MNLTKNVLLFAALLVTQLTFAQYTEVINSNRPGVSRSAFSVGTNVAQIEVGPYIIKEEHTPLKYEVSGFGADFSVRYGLLFEQLELNLEGTYQNDTFTDRRSAIISEDSRSNFKSFTIGAKYLVYDPYKNSEEEDKPNIYSYHANRSFKWKSLIPAVAVYAGANFDSKNNPFTAPGIEGFSPKVMVATQNNFAGGWVLVTNISKDRIGTDFSDFQYIITLTHSFSPQWVVFGETQGIKSDFYADNLLRFGGAYLWSKDFQLDTAVTFNTKDTPSVFAVNFGMSYRFDFHKDKEIDNGTSRKDADKRKPKNKKGKKKRTDDFDDDGSL; from the coding sequence ATGAATCTCACCAAAAACGTTCTATTATTTGCAGCTTTATTAGTTACACAGTTGACCTTTGCTCAATATACAGAAGTGATTAACTCTAATAGACCTGGAGTTTCTAGAAGTGCTTTTTCTGTAGGAACCAATGTTGCTCAAATTGAAGTTGGCCCTTATATCATTAAGGAAGAACATACACCTCTCAAATATGAAGTTTCTGGATTTGGCGCTGATTTCTCAGTACGCTATGGGTTGTTATTTGAACAGTTAGAACTTAACTTAGAAGGGACTTATCAAAATGATACTTTCACCGATAGACGTTCTGCTATTATTTCAGAAGATTCGCGCTCTAATTTTAAAAGTTTTACCATTGGTGCGAAATATCTAGTGTATGATCCATATAAAAATTCTGAAGAAGAAGATAAACCTAATATATACAGCTATCACGCGAACCGCTCATTTAAGTGGAAATCACTCATACCCGCTGTTGCCGTTTATGCTGGTGCAAATTTTGATTCTAAAAACAATCCATTTACAGCTCCTGGCATCGAAGGCTTTAGTCCGAAAGTAATGGTTGCGACACAAAACAATTTTGCAGGAGGCTGGGTATTAGTAACCAATATTTCTAAAGATCGTATAGGTACTGATTTTTCAGATTTCCAATACATCATCACTTTAACACATTCTTTTAGTCCACAATGGGTGGTTTTTGGAGAAACACAAGGTATTAAAAGTGATTTTTATGCCGATAATTTATTACGCTTTGGAGGTGCCTATTTATGGAGTAAAGATTTCCAGTTAGATACAGCGGTAACGTTCAACACAAAAGATACACCTTCAGTATTTGCTGTTAATTTTGGAATGTCATACCGTTTCGATTTTCATAAGGATAAAGAAATTGACAACGGTACTTCTCGCAAAGATGCCGATAAGAGGAAGCCTAAGAACAAAAAAGGCAAAAAGAAAAGAACTGATGATTTTGACGATGACGGAAGTCTTTAA
- a CDS encoding GTP cyclohydrolase: MITVKELFSKKELKTFVKFPFKLYKDSPYWVPPIIKQELETFNKDKNPIFKDAEARYFLAYKNNEIVGRIAAIINWLEVKDQNQKKMRFGWFDFIDDQEVSAALLAEVERIGKENNLEYTEGPVGFSNLDKVGVMTEGFDSIAPMVTWYNHPYYVKHYEALAYKIEKEYSESKFPFENVKPEFFKKAQELIKRRYQLTALKFTKTSEVMPYTDKMFDLFNESYSSLSSFVAITDIQKEYFKKKFISFVNPEYIKFVVDKNDDLVGFAIVMPAFAKALQKANGKLFPFGFKHILKAKKKSKDVIFYLIGIHPSYQNKGVHAVIFNEYYETFTELGIKTCYRTPELEDNEAIHKIWKHFFPVVYKRRKTFRKNLK, translated from the coding sequence ATGATAACAGTTAAAGAACTATTTTCTAAAAAGGAATTGAAGACATTTGTCAAATTTCCTTTTAAACTTTATAAAGACTCTCCATACTGGGTACCACCTATTATTAAACAAGAATTAGAAACTTTTAATAAAGACAAGAATCCTATTTTTAAAGATGCTGAAGCTAGATACTTTTTAGCTTATAAAAATAATGAGATTGTCGGACGTATTGCAGCTATTATCAATTGGCTCGAAGTTAAGGACCAAAATCAAAAGAAAATGCGTTTTGGTTGGTTTGATTTTATTGATGATCAAGAGGTTTCAGCAGCGCTACTGGCTGAAGTTGAACGCATCGGAAAAGAGAACAACCTTGAATATACAGAGGGACCAGTTGGGTTTTCAAATTTGGATAAAGTTGGTGTAATGACTGAAGGTTTTGACAGTATAGCTCCTATGGTTACTTGGTACAATCATCCGTATTATGTCAAACATTACGAAGCATTAGCTTATAAGATTGAAAAGGAGTATTCAGAAAGTAAGTTTCCTTTTGAGAATGTTAAACCCGAATTTTTCAAAAAGGCTCAAGAACTTATCAAACGTCGTTATCAACTAACAGCATTAAAGTTTACTAAGACTTCTGAAGTCATGCCTTATACTGATAAGATGTTTGATTTGTTTAATGAAAGTTATTCCTCATTATCATCATTTGTAGCCATTACAGATATACAAAAAGAGTATTTTAAAAAGAAATTTATCAGTTTTGTGAATCCGGAATACATCAAGTTTGTTGTAGACAAAAATGATGATTTAGTTGGGTTTGCCATTGTAATGCCTGCATTTGCAAAAGCTTTACAAAAAGCTAATGGAAAGTTGTTTCCCTTTGGTTTTAAACATATACTGAAAGCGAAGAAGAAAAGCAAGGATGTGATTTTTTACTTAATTGGGATTCACCCAAGCTATCAAAATAAAGGTGTTCATGCTGTTATTTTTAATGAATACTATGAAACTTTTACAGAATTAGGAATTAAGACGTGCTATAGAACTCCAGAATTAGAAGACAACGAAGCGATACATAAAATTTGGAAACACTTTTTTCCAGTGGTATATAAACGTCGTAAGACATTTCGAAAGAATCTTAAATAA
- a CDS encoding aminotransferase class I/II-fold pyridoxal phosphate-dependent enzyme, with the protein MKDLFEKIYKDKGPLGKWASQAEGYFVFPKLEGQISNRMKFQGKEVITWSINDYLGLANHPEVRKVDAEAAAEYGSAYPMGARMMSGHTDLHEKLQNELADFVSKEAAYLLNFGYQGIMSTIDALVAKDDIIVYDVDAHACIIDGVRLHMGKRFTYKHNDIESLEKNLERATKMAEQTGGGILVISEGVFGMRGEQGRLKEIVELKKKFNFRFLVDDAHGFGTLGKTGAGAGEEQGVQDDIDVYFATFAKSLASTGAFIAGDKEIIDYLKYNLRSQMFAKSLQMQLTVGALKRLEMLRTMPEMKEKLWENVNALQSGLKERGFDIGTTQSCVTPVYLKGSIPEAMALVRDLRENYGIFCSIVVYPVIPKGLILLRMIPTATHTLQDVSETLDAFDTIRERLENGTYKRLSAAVMAAMGE; encoded by the coding sequence ATGAAGGATTTATTTGAGAAGATTTATAAGGATAAAGGACCTTTAGGAAAATGGGCTTCTCAAGCTGAAGGATACTTTGTGTTTCCCAAGCTAGAAGGGCAAATTTCTAATAGAATGAAGTTCCAAGGAAAAGAAGTGATTACTTGGAGTATAAACGATTACTTAGGTTTGGCGAACCATCCTGAGGTTCGTAAGGTTGATGCAGAGGCCGCTGCAGAATATGGTTCAGCCTATCCAATGGGAGCGCGAATGATGTCTGGTCATACAGATCTTCATGAAAAACTTCAAAATGAACTTGCAGATTTTGTAAGTAAGGAAGCTGCATATTTATTAAATTTTGGTTATCAAGGAATCATGTCTACGATTGATGCTTTGGTCGCTAAAGATGATATTATTGTTTACGATGTAGATGCTCACGCTTGTATTATTGATGGTGTGCGTTTGCATATGGGAAAACGATTTACCTATAAGCATAATGATATTGAAAGTTTAGAGAAAAATTTAGAGCGTGCTACTAAAATGGCAGAACAAACTGGAGGAGGGATTCTTGTGATTTCTGAAGGTGTGTTTGGAATGAGAGGTGAACAAGGACGCTTAAAAGAAATTGTAGAGCTTAAAAAGAAATTTAACTTCAGATTTCTAGTTGATGATGCTCACGGATTTGGAACTCTCGGTAAAACAGGAGCGGGAGCAGGTGAAGAGCAAGGTGTTCAAGATGACATCGATGTATACTTCGCAACATTTGCAAAATCTTTAGCGAGTACTGGAGCTTTTATTGCTGGAGATAAAGAAATTATAGATTATTTAAAATATAACTTACGTTCTCAGATGTTTGCAAAATCGCTGCAAATGCAACTTACAGTTGGTGCATTAAAGCGTTTAGAAATGCTAAGAACTATGCCAGAAATGAAAGAAAAACTCTGGGAGAATGTTAACGCACTTCAGTCTGGATTAAAAGAACGGGGCTTTGATATTGGAACAACACAAAGTTGTGTAACTCCAGTATATTTAAAAGGGAGCATACCTGAAGCTATGGCTTTAGTGCGAGATTTACGTGAAAACTATGGTATTTTCTGTTCTATTGTGGTGTATCCAGTAATTCCAAAAGGATTGATTCTATTGCGAATGATTCCTACAGCGACGCATACACTGCAGGATGTGAGTGAAACTCTTGATGCTTTCGATACAATTAGAGAACGTTTAGAAAATGGAACTTACAAACGCTTATCTGCTGCAGTTATGGCTGCAATGGGTGAGTAG
- a CDS encoding PLP-dependent cysteine synthase family protein, with product MKKDIQVFDNVLQLIGKTPLIKLNKMTEGFEGDFYAKVEAFNPGHSSKDRIALHIIEEAERQGILTPGDTIIETTSGNTGFSIAMVSIIKGYECILAVSSKSSADKIDMLKSMGAQVYVCPANVSADDPRSYYQVAKRLHDEIKGSIYINQYFNALNIDAHYNTTGPEIWEQTEGQITHMIACSGTGGTISGIAKYLKEQNSGIKVIGVDAYGSVLKKYHETREFDDKEIYPYRIEGLGKNLIPTATDFDLIDKFIKVTDEESAHTAREISRSEGLFVGYTSGAAMQAIKQLNDEGEFKSGDKVVVVFPDHGSRYMSKVYSDSWMQDQGFFDSQTETAEKIQYIK from the coding sequence ATGAAAAAAGACATACAAGTATTTGATAATGTTTTACAGTTAATAGGTAAAACACCCCTCATCAAATTAAATAAAATGACTGAAGGGTTTGAGGGAGATTTCTATGCTAAAGTAGAAGCCTTTAATCCAGGTCACTCGTCAAAAGACAGAATTGCACTTCATATTATAGAAGAAGCTGAAAGACAAGGCATCTTAACTCCAGGAGATACTATTATTGAAACGACATCGGGTAATACTGGTTTTAGTATTGCAATGGTGAGTATCATAAAAGGGTATGAGTGTATACTGGCAGTGAGTTCTAAGTCTTCTGCTGATAAGATTGACATGTTAAAGTCTATGGGTGCACAAGTATATGTTTGTCCCGCAAATGTGAGTGCAGATGATCCGAGATCATACTATCAGGTAGCTAAGCGTTTACATGATGAAATTAAGGGGTCAATTTATATTAATCAGTATTTTAATGCCTTAAACATAGACGCTCATTATAATACAACAGGTCCTGAAATTTGGGAACAGACAGAAGGGCAAATCACACATATGATAGCTTGTAGTGGAACTGGAGGAACAATTTCAGGTATTGCAAAATACTTAAAAGAGCAAAACTCGGGGATTAAAGTAATTGGTGTTGATGCTTATGGTTCGGTATTAAAGAAATATCACGAGACTCGTGAATTTGATGATAAAGAGATTTATCCATATCGAATTGAAGGTTTAGGAAAAAATTTAATTCCTACAGCAACCGATTTCGATCTTATTGATAAGTTCATAAAAGTAACAGATGAAGAAAGTGCTCATACTGCGAGAGAAATCTCTAGATCTGAAGGCTTATTTGTTGGGTATACTAGTGGGGCTGCAATGCAAGCCATAAAACAATTGAATGACGAAGGAGAGTTTAAATCAGGAGATAAAGTAGTTGTTGTATTTCCAGATCATGGTTCACGTTATATGAGTAAAGTTTATAGTGATTCATGGATGCAAGATCAAGGATTTTTTGATAGTCAGACAGAAACTGCTGAAAAAATTCAGTACATAAAATAG